The Marinilongibacter aquaticus genome has a window encoding:
- a CDS encoding T9SS type A sorting domain-containing protein, translating to MKKLFIQGAILTAMCLAYSQTQAQTEDKVKIRIEKKVDGKTKVIEREIDTRGMSEDEKNAAIENLQDSLFNDMDGGKNVEVQIETRNLNGDHDMLFEDEDVQVFGDENPRVRVYKKHKKGGADEWDDFRWEMDRLGQSMRDFGNDFPKHFERNFPRVYAWTDNVLREMEPEGIRSVDVFPNKPDSDVINVRFYAAEKGDVNITVLDTKGKTVASKEVKDFQGEFVGQMELKKSAKGTFFVLVSQGDDGVSRRVVIE from the coding sequence ATGAAAAAGTTATTTATTCAAGGAGCAATTTTGACGGCCATGTGCCTGGCGTATTCGCAAACGCAAGCCCAAACGGAAGATAAAGTGAAAATCCGTATTGAAAAGAAAGTGGATGGTAAAACAAAAGTGATCGAACGCGAAATCGATACACGCGGCATGAGCGAAGACGAGAAAAATGCGGCGATTGAAAACCTTCAAGATTCTCTTTTCAACGACATGGATGGTGGGAAAAACGTAGAAGTGCAGATCGAAACCCGTAACCTAAATGGCGACCACGATATGCTTTTCGAAGACGAAGATGTCCAGGTCTTTGGGGATGAAAACCCCAGAGTGCGTGTATACAAGAAGCACAAAAAAGGTGGGGCCGACGAGTGGGATGACTTCCGCTGGGAAATGGATCGATTGGGCCAGAGTATGCGTGATTTTGGCAACGATTTCCCGAAACATTTTGAACGTAATTTTCCTCGCGTATATGCATGGACTGACAATGTGTTAAGAGAAATGGAGCCTGAAGGCATTCGTTCGGTTGATGTTTTTCCGAATAAACCCGATTCCGACGTGATCAATGTCCGTTTTTACGCGGCCGAAAAGGGCGATGTGAATATTACCGTTTTGGATACCAAAGGAAAAACTGTGGCCAGTAAGGAGGTGAAGGATTTCCAAGGTGAGTTTGTAGGGCAAATGGAATTGAAGAAATCGGCGAAAGGCACATTCTTTGTGTTGGTTAGTCAAGGTGACGACGGCGTGAGCCGAAGAGTAGTGATTGAATAA